Proteins encoded by one window of Methanobacterium sp. CWC-01:
- the ppsA gene encoding phosphoenolpyruvate synthase has product MEFVKFFEELGKDDVDVAGGKGANLGELTQAGIPVPPGFVVTSATYQKFVEETGIFDTIMDILNAIDVNQNRELQDAARRIKKIVIDTPMPDDIRRIIIEAYNALCLRIGSDDVFVAIRSSATAEDLPEASFAGQQDTYLNIRGDEDVLKYVQKCWASLFGARAIFYREENNFDHDKVYIAVVVQEMVNAEKAGVMFTVHPSTGEEKILIEAAWGLGEAVVSGTVTPDTYWVDKQTGKINEHQVSEKNIMFVRDPEKGNTVKLPVPDDLKNKQVLNDDEISSLAELGRNIHNHYQFPQDTEWAIEGGRIFMLQSRPVTTLQEVSEVEEGEKIDRTIITKGLGASPGMAAGTVKIISSTDELDKVHEGDILVTVMTTPDMVPAMKRANGIITDEGGVTCHAAIVSRELGIPCVVGTGEATQILPENSVVTLDGNKGLVWEGKLIDTTKKEETTEQQVMVSPSLLTVTEVKVNVSMPEAARKAAATGADGVGLLRTEHMMLTTGVHPKKYIVEGNEDELIRVLVENILKVADTFYPKPVWYRTLDAPTDEFQSLEGGEGEPHEHNPMLGWRGIRRELDEPDILRAEFKAIKKLHEQGYTNIGIMLPLVQHPDELKQAKNIAREVGLKPQKTIEFGVMVETPGAAMIIEDFIAEGLDFVSFGTNDLTQYTLAIDRNNEKVAGLYTEGHPAVLKLIERVIIECNKAGVKTSICGQAGSIPAIVEKLVELGITSVSANTDAVADVRETVARVEKKLLLKAARKMMQQ; this is encoded by the coding sequence ATGGAGTTTGTCAAATTTTTCGAGGAACTGGGAAAAGACGATGTTGATGTGGCTGGTGGAAAGGGGGCTAACCTGGGGGAGCTAACCCAGGCAGGCATACCAGTACCCCCCGGGTTTGTGGTTACTTCTGCAACTTACCAGAAATTCGTGGAGGAGACAGGAATCTTCGACACCATTATGGACATTCTTAATGCCATTGACGTCAACCAGAATCGAGAACTTCAGGATGCCGCTCGAAGGATAAAAAAGATCGTCATTGACACTCCGATGCCGGATGACATCAGAAGGATTATCATAGAAGCATATAATGCTTTGTGTCTTCGTATTGGCTCTGATGACGTATTTGTAGCCATCAGATCATCTGCTACCGCTGAGGATCTCCCTGAAGCATCATTCGCAGGCCAGCAAGATACTTATCTAAATATAAGGGGCGATGAAGACGTCCTTAAATACGTTCAGAAATGCTGGGCATCCTTGTTCGGAGCCCGAGCCATATTTTACCGGGAAGAAAACAACTTCGACCACGACAAGGTTTACATTGCGGTGGTGGTACAGGAAATGGTGAATGCTGAAAAGGCCGGAGTTATGTTCACCGTTCACCCATCCACCGGTGAGGAAAAAATTCTAATCGAGGCCGCCTGGGGTCTGGGCGAAGCAGTAGTATCTGGAACAGTTACTCCCGACACTTACTGGGTGGACAAGCAAACCGGGAAGATCAACGAACATCAGGTAAGTGAAAAGAACATCATGTTCGTCCGTGATCCTGAAAAGGGCAATACGGTGAAGTTACCTGTGCCTGATGATCTTAAAAACAAACAGGTTCTAAACGATGATGAAATATCTAGCCTGGCGGAGCTGGGCCGGAATATACACAATCATTACCAGTTCCCCCAGGACACCGAATGGGCCATCGAAGGGGGCCGTATTTTCATGTTGCAGTCCCGGCCAGTAACTACCCTTCAGGAAGTATCTGAAGTGGAAGAAGGCGAAAAAATAGATCGGACTATTATTACCAAGGGACTGGGGGCCAGTCCTGGAATGGCTGCGGGAACGGTAAAGATCATCAGCAGCACCGATGAACTGGACAAAGTTCATGAAGGAGATATATTGGTGACGGTAATGACCACCCCGGATATGGTTCCGGCCATGAAAAGGGCTAATGGTATCATAACCGATGAGGGCGGGGTCACCTGCCACGCTGCTATAGTATCCCGTGAATTGGGAATCCCCTGTGTGGTGGGGACCGGAGAAGCCACTCAAATACTCCCTGAAAACAGCGTAGTTACCCTGGATGGTAACAAGGGATTAGTATGGGAGGGTAAACTGATAGACACCACAAAAAAGGAAGAAACCACCGAACAGCAAGTAATGGTTTCACCATCCCTGTTAACTGTGACTGAGGTAAAAGTGAATGTCAGCATGCCTGAAGCAGCCAGAAAGGCCGCAGCTACTGGCGCTGATGGTGTAGGATTACTCAGAACCGAACATATGATGCTCACCACTGGAGTACATCCCAAAAAATACATAGTGGAAGGGAATGAAGATGAACTCATTCGGGTACTGGTGGAGAACATACTAAAAGTAGCGGATACCTTCTACCCTAAACCAGTCTGGTACCGAACCCTGGACGCACCCACCGATGAATTCCAATCCCTGGAAGGTGGAGAAGGCGAACCACATGAACACAACCCCATGCTGGGCTGGAGAGGTATCAGAAGAGAATTGGACGAGCCGGATATTCTCCGGGCAGAGTTCAAGGCCATCAAAAAGCTCCACGAACAGGGATACACCAACATTGGCATCATGCTACCCCTGGTGCAACACCCCGACGAGCTGAAGCAAGCTAAAAATATAGCCCGTGAAGTGGGCCTTAAACCTCAGAAAACGATCGAATTTGGGGTAATGGTGGAAACACCCGGGGCAGCGATGATTATAGAGGACTTCATTGCTGAAGGACTGGACTTTGTGAGTTTTGGAACCAACGACCTCACCCAGTACACCCTGGCCATTGATCGCAATAACGAGAAAGTGGCCGGTTTATACACTGAAGGTCACCCTGCAGTGCTTAAACTCATTGAAAGAGTAATCATAGAGTGTAACAAGGCTGGGGTGAAAACCAGTATCTGTGGACAGGCGGGAAGTATCCCAGCCATTGTGGAAAAATTAGTAGAACTGGGAATAACCTCGGTATCTGCCAACACAGATGCTGTGGCTGATGTCCGGGAAACTGTGGCCCGGGTGGAGAAAAAACTTTTACTCAAAGCTGCACGTAAGATGATGCAACAATAG
- a CDS encoding peptidylprolyl isomerase, whose translation MPVKKGDFIRLDYTGRIQETNEVFDTTNQEVAEKEEIITEGKAYGAIPIVVGGGHILPALDDAVEGMEAGEEKNVDVSPEDGFGKRDSNLLQMVPMREFKKQGIKPQVGMAITSEGHTGIIRTVSGGRVTVDFNHELAGKNLEYQVKVEEIIEDDTEKVKAMIQLHYPNPNLDPEKHTVLVEDGKVVIYMDEMAKFDQQRSYMDITLARFRIARDIHENMDNVSKVEFVDVFEKKEEVEEEEEVPEKLPEEEVVEEKLPEETLPEEAEE comes from the coding sequence ATGCCAGTGAAAAAAGGAGATTTTATAAGACTGGACTACACTGGAAGAATCCAGGAAACTAACGAGGTCTTTGACACCACCAACCAAGAAGTAGCCGAAAAAGAAGAAATTATTACTGAAGGTAAAGCTTATGGAGCCATCCCCATAGTCGTGGGCGGCGGACACATATTACCAGCTTTAGATGATGCTGTTGAAGGTATGGAAGCAGGAGAAGAAAAAAATGTCGATGTTAGTCCGGAAGATGGTTTCGGCAAGCGTGACTCCAACCTTCTGCAGATGGTCCCCATGCGTGAGTTTAAAAAGCAGGGGATTAAGCCCCAAGTGGGAATGGCCATCACTTCCGAGGGCCACACTGGCATTATCCGAACCGTCAGTGGCGGTCGGGTCACGGTGGACTTCAACCACGAACTGGCCGGTAAAAACCTGGAGTATCAGGTTAAGGTGGAAGAGATAATCGAAGATGACACCGAAAAGGTCAAAGCCATGATCCAGTTACACTACCCCAACCCGAATCTGGACCCTGAAAAACACACGGTCCTGGTGGAAGATGGTAAGGTAGTCATTTACATGGATGAAATGGCTAAATTCGACCAGCAAAGATCCTACATGGACATAACTCTTGCTAGATTCCGTATTGCTCGGGATATCCACGAGAACATGGACAATGTTTCCAAGGTAGAATTTGTGGATGTTTTCGAGAAGAAGGAAGAGGTCGAAGAAGAAGAGGAAGTTCCAGAGAAACTTCCTGAAGAAGAAGTGGTTGAGGAAAAACTTCCTGAAGAAACGCTTCCTGAGGAAGCCGAAGAATAA
- a CDS encoding DedA family protein — MLEEIILGIETFFLNYGTLGVFLASIIEEIIAPIPSTLVIMGSSFLILKGYPLALENILTLLTYVVLPASAGVTLGSLFVYAIGYLLGCPFIRRWGKYLGVSWGDIAKAKGQFSSKKNDNLILFILRAIPVVPSVAISIFCGVIRYRIRDYLIFTLLGSLLRGFILGLLGWQFGMLYLEISQQISFLEELVLILLVMALAIYLYRRKQKDPEKT; from the coding sequence GTGTTAGAAGAAATAATACTGGGCATCGAAACTTTCTTTTTAAATTATGGTACCCTGGGAGTCTTCCTGGCCAGTATTATCGAGGAGATAATTGCACCCATACCTTCCACCCTGGTTATAATGGGAAGCAGCTTCCTAATACTGAAAGGTTATCCGCTGGCTTTGGAAAACATTTTAACACTCTTAACGTATGTGGTTCTGCCTGCATCAGCGGGTGTGACCCTGGGTTCCCTCTTTGTGTATGCCATTGGTTACTTATTGGGCTGCCCCTTCATTAGACGGTGGGGAAAATATTTGGGGGTATCTTGGGGAGACATCGCGAAGGCAAAAGGCCAGTTCTCTTCCAAAAAAAACGATAACCTGATATTATTCATTCTTCGGGCTATTCCAGTAGTTCCTAGTGTGGCCATAAGTATATTCTGTGGTGTTATACGCTACCGTATCCGGGATTATCTAATTTTTACTCTTCTGGGTAGCCTGTTAAGGGGATTCATACTCGGCCTGCTGGGCTGGCAGTTCGGAATGCTATACCTCGAAATATCACAGCAAATATCCTTCCTGGAAGAATTAGTCCTGATATTGTTGGTTATGGCCCTGGCCATATATCTTTACCGGAGAAAACAAAAAGATCCTGAAAAAACCTAG
- a CDS encoding nucleotidyltransferase family protein produces the protein MDYTVDLVKEILARDRKTFLEDVAKRPETKDVESDIPLLADFTEYNPLHKGHLHCLLEAKKAIPEGIFVAIVPGLFERSGRGLPYILTRQARAKAAVAVGADVVVEGPPMGIMGSGQYSLCLARMFRALDADYIPRGYKPSQEFTPLLETISKGRGVAPKPYRMVDMESGEVLLQGRLNEDNYVIISLSKSLTRIGFDFKDKFIFIPRIEGVSGTIIREAVVSGNLESAQQMLPPQTIEVLEEEMNQKRAPLHGTRDVEGILYTANQANPHDLKALALIDHRTREAILEKRPFNSIDELRSCIARGFSRHHPERVLSSLEARIDGDTISRYIDHYPAVIRILNYKNKEVLREFKMRISQRRLEICQ, from the coding sequence ATGGACTACACAGTGGACTTGGTAAAGGAAATTCTGGCCCGGGATCGGAAAACCTTCCTGGAAGATGTGGCTAAGCGACCGGAAACAAAAGATGTTGAATCTGATATCCCCTTACTGGCCGATTTTACTGAGTACAACCCGCTCCACAAGGGCCATTTGCACTGTCTACTGGAAGCTAAAAAAGCAATTCCAGAGGGAATCTTTGTGGCAATAGTTCCCGGTCTTTTTGAACGCAGCGGACGGGGATTGCCCTACATACTAACTCGTCAGGCCAGGGCCAAGGCAGCAGTGGCGGTAGGTGCAGATGTGGTGGTGGAAGGCCCACCGATGGGTATAATGGGATCAGGACAGTATTCACTATGCCTGGCGCGCATGTTCCGGGCGTTAGACGCAGATTATATCCCCCGTGGCTACAAACCCAGCCAGGAATTCACACCCCTCTTAGAAACCATCAGTAAAGGCAGGGGAGTGGCTCCTAAACCTTATCGTATGGTGGACATGGAAAGTGGGGAGGTTCTGCTTCAGGGAAGGCTTAATGAGGATAATTATGTTATCATATCCCTCTCCAAATCTTTAACCCGGATTGGTTTCGACTTCAAGGATAAATTTATTTTCATACCCCGTATAGAGGGCGTTAGTGGAACTATTATAAGGGAAGCAGTTGTCTCCGGGAACCTGGAATCTGCACAGCAAATGTTACCGCCCCAAACTATAGAAGTCCTAGAAGAAGAGATGAACCAGAAAAGAGCACCTCTCCATGGAACCAGGGACGTGGAGGGCATTTTATACACGGCCAACCAGGCCAATCCTCATGATTTGAAGGCCCTGGCCCTGATTGATCACCGCACCCGGGAGGCTATCCTGGAAAAACGTCCTTTTAATTCTATTGACGAGTTAAGATCATGTATTGCTCGTGGTTTCAGCCGCCACCATCCAGAAAGAGTTCTATCCTCCTTGGAAGCCAGAATCGATGGTGACACCATTAGCCGATACATTGATCATTATCCTGCTGTCATACGTATATTAAACTATAAAAATAAAGAAGTCCTAAGAGAATTTAAAATGAGAATATCACAAAGGAGGCTAGAGATATGCCAGTGA
- a CDS encoding KEOPS complex subunit Pcc1, with translation MQITARLTFHYQAEKQAIIAYQSLEPDNRNYLESKVVDNDFICEIRGESVTRVLATLDDLIFSEILVEKVLKIDGDEI, from the coding sequence ATGCAGATCACTGCTCGGCTAACCTTCCATTATCAGGCGGAAAAACAGGCTATAATTGCCTACCAATCCCTAGAACCTGATAACCGGAATTATCTGGAGTCAAAAGTTGTAGATAATGACTTTATATGTGAAATTCGCGGTGAATCTGTGACAAGAGTATTAGCAACTCTCGATGACCTTATTTTTTCTGAGATCCTGGTAGAAAAAGTGTTAAAAATAGATGGTGATGAAATATGA
- a CDS encoding CooT family nickel-binding protein, which yields MCESSVYSTNGEKIMEDVISIKIDGENINLLDILNQPLSITGKIVEIDLDKHGIYVEVQD from the coding sequence ATGTGTGAATCAAGCGTCTACAGTACCAATGGAGAAAAGATAATGGAAGATGTCATATCCATTAAAATTGATGGCGAAAATATTAACTTACTTGATATACTGAATCAGCCCCTCTCCATTACAGGAAAAATAGTGGAGATAGACTTGGATAAGCATGGAATTTATGTGGAAGTCCAGGATTAA
- the rplJ gene encoding 50S ribosomal protein L16, whose protein sequence is MVRAYTRKEYIRKIPGSRIVQYDMGNLSGEFPLTVSLALKKQAHLSHNSLEASRIASNRYMQRRAGRMGYHLKIRVYPHHIVRENPMATGAGADRVQDGMRKAYGKPVSSVAIVKADQRVLTIRTNKKNFKDAKEALRRAAMKFPVPCKIVIDEGAELVK, encoded by the coding sequence ATGGTAAGAGCATACACTAGAAAAGAGTACATTCGTAAAATTCCTGGTTCCAGGATTGTTCAATATGACATGGGTAACTTATCAGGTGAGTTTCCCCTTACCGTAAGCCTGGCCCTTAAGAAACAGGCCCATCTCTCTCACAATTCTCTGGAAGCTTCTAGGATAGCTTCCAACAGGTACATGCAGAGAAGGGCTGGTAGAATGGGTTACCACTTGAAAATAAGGGTATATCCTCACCACATAGTGCGTGAGAACCCTATGGCTACTGGTGCTGGTGCAGACCGGGTGCAGGATGGTATGAGAAAAGCATACGGAAAGCCAGTGAGTTCAGTGGCGATAGTTAAAGCTGACCAGCGTGTCTTAACAATTAGAACCAACAAGAAGAACTTTAAGGACGCCAAAGAAGCACTCAGAAGGGCTGCCATGAAGTTTCCAGTCCCCTGTAAGATAGTAATCGATGAAGGGGCAGAACTGGTTAAATAG
- the serS gene encoding serine--tRNA ligase, with protein MKFTLEGQITFSKDAEEARDDIKEFLNDANQDLFLKGVPPEQKEDASRVVEWSLEGDTLHLKLVSGRRGRAHDAILRIKKPLTQLLGPKYRLGVRKISVDFYEIRIPTREMVDVGEMPYVQDSSFKDGVMIIKFQKLEESDIRRHVVDRVVKQVQNQAGILTDTSSEESSTDILTRQVTKIEPGTIVFKSKKQEIFFDGDPTEELARLGWVKKFPGKGQWFYGPPLITLQRAVEEIFLEKLVYKLGFEECMWPKLIPIPVMNKMRYLEGLPEGMYYCSAPRRDPELFEKFKNELTITKEVPIHRLKEGLKDPSYVLAPAQCEPFYEFFSHEVVDEKDLPISLFDRSGWTYRWEAGGAKGLDRVHEFQRVELVWLGHPEQVEKIRDATLEISQELADQMELEWYTEVGDDPFYLEGRKLEDRGIEFPDVPKYEMRLVVPGADKGVAAVSANVHGTHFTEGFSIKEAHQKTLWTGCTGIGITRWLFGFLAQKGFDKENWPIDVKKRVEMVRVPKMVTWP; from the coding sequence ATGAAGTTTACATTAGAAGGCCAAATCACCTTCAGTAAAGATGCTGAAGAGGCCCGTGATGATATTAAAGAATTCCTAAACGATGCCAACCAAGACCTTTTCCTCAAAGGAGTGCCCCCGGAACAGAAGGAAGATGCCTCCCGTGTGGTGGAATGGAGCCTAGAAGGGGACACCCTGCATCTCAAGCTGGTCTCCGGTAGAAGAGGAAGAGCCCATGACGCCATCCTAAGGATAAAAAAACCTTTAACACAACTTTTAGGTCCCAAGTACCGGCTGGGAGTCCGTAAAATTTCAGTTGATTTCTATGAAATCCGCATACCCACCAGGGAGATGGTGGATGTAGGTGAAATGCCCTATGTCCAGGATTCCAGCTTCAAAGACGGGGTCATGATAATTAAATTCCAGAAATTAGAAGAATCAGATATTCGTCGCCATGTGGTTGATCGGGTGGTAAAACAAGTCCAGAACCAAGCAGGTATATTAACGGATACTTCCTCTGAAGAATCATCCACTGATATCCTAACTCGACAGGTTACCAAAATTGAACCGGGAACCATAGTTTTCAAGAGTAAAAAACAGGAAATCTTCTTTGACGGAGATCCCACTGAGGAGTTAGCCCGGTTGGGGTGGGTTAAAAAGTTTCCTGGTAAAGGGCAGTGGTTCTATGGGCCTCCACTCATCACACTGCAGAGGGCTGTGGAGGAGATATTCCTGGAAAAACTGGTTTATAAACTGGGTTTCGAGGAGTGCATGTGGCCCAAACTCATTCCCATCCCAGTGATGAACAAGATGCGCTACCTGGAAGGCCTCCCCGAAGGAATGTACTACTGTTCTGCTCCTCGCCGGGACCCAGAACTCTTTGAGAAGTTTAAAAATGAATTAACCATCACCAAAGAGGTGCCCATCCATCGTCTGAAAGAGGGATTGAAGGACCCATCCTACGTCTTGGCACCAGCCCAGTGCGAGCCATTTTACGAGTTTTTCTCACATGAAGTGGTAGATGAAAAGGATCTTCCTATTTCCCTGTTCGATCGTAGCGGTTGGACCTACCGCTGGGAGGCCGGCGGAGCCAAGGGCCTGGACAGGGTTCACGAATTCCAGAGGGTGGAACTGGTGTGGCTGGGCCACCCGGAACAGGTGGAAAAAATTCGTGACGCCACCCTGGAGATCTCACAGGAATTAGCCGACCAGATGGAGCTGGAATGGTACACCGAAGTAGGTGATGACCCTTTCTACCTGGAGGGTAGAAAATTAGAGGATAGGGGAATTGAATTTCCGGATGTACCCAAATATGAGATGCGCCTGGTGGTTCCTGGAGCCGATAAGGGAGTGGCTGCGGTTTCTGCCAACGTACACGGCACCCACTTTACGGAAGGTTTTTCCATCAAAGAGGCCCATCAAAAAACTCTGTGGACCGGATGTACCGGTATCGGCATCACCCGCTGGTTGTTCGGATTCCTGGCCCAGAAGGGTTTTGATAAGGAAAATTGGCCAATTGACGTCAAGAAAAGAGTGGAAATGGTCAGGGTTCCCAAGATGGTTACCTGGCCATGA
- a CDS encoding dihydroorotase, with protein sequence MLDLCLTNCKLELDHRKVCLGIKKGKIYSIKKLPTPSHETLDLRGKLVLPGLIDSHVHFRDPGMTHKEDFRSGSAAAAAGGFTTVLDMPNNIPPTSTPQAFLKKLKIAEKKSLVDFGLHAGVKDPHDMGSLAELRPASFKIFMDLVDDIFLQEASVNLKGCDPELPLSLHPEDSTIVSQFTSTMKREGNETILYAQARPPMAEEVAVAEAITLCQKINQKIHLCHVSTQKSFHMAKYAQKGGLPLSFEVTPHHLFLDASYLERWGNLAKTNPPLRDDEHRLGIAELAGIDIIASDHAPHTLEEKSQDVWNAPPGVPGLETALPLLLTLVNRGKLTLYDLKRLLCENPARIFNIPNKGFIKEGMDADLVVVDLDREEMIDPGKFQSKAKYSPFKGFKVKGMPVMTMVRGNLVMNEGEVLDNQGKCVYS encoded by the coding sequence ATGCTGGATCTGTGTCTCACCAACTGCAAACTCGAACTAGACCACAGAAAGGTTTGTTTGGGAATAAAAAAGGGGAAGATATATTCCATTAAAAAGTTACCAACACCATCCCATGAAACCCTGGATCTGAGGGGTAAGTTAGTCCTTCCGGGTCTTATCGATTCCCATGTGCACTTTCGGGATCCGGGTATGACCCATAAGGAAGATTTTCGCAGTGGTTCAGCGGCAGCAGCTGCTGGTGGCTTCACCACCGTACTGGACATGCCCAACAACATACCTCCCACCAGCACCCCCCAAGCTTTTTTGAAAAAACTCAAGATTGCTGAAAAGAAGAGTCTGGTTGACTTTGGACTACATGCTGGGGTTAAGGACCCCCACGATATGGGATCACTTGCAGAATTACGACCAGCGTCCTTCAAAATATTCATGGATCTGGTGGATGACATCTTTTTACAGGAAGCTTCTGTGAACCTAAAGGGGTGTGATCCGGAACTGCCCCTGTCCCTACATCCCGAGGATTCCACTATCGTAAGCCAATTCACCTCGACCATGAAAAGGGAAGGGAATGAAACTATCCTGTACGCCCAAGCACGCCCCCCAATGGCAGAGGAGGTTGCCGTGGCTGAAGCAATAACTCTATGCCAGAAGATAAACCAGAAAATACATCTCTGCCACGTGAGTACCCAAAAATCCTTCCATATGGCGAAATATGCCCAGAAGGGGGGATTGCCGTTGAGTTTCGAGGTAACTCCCCACCACCTGTTCCTGGATGCTTCTTATCTGGAGCGCTGGGGAAACCTGGCCAAGACCAACCCCCCCCTGAGGGATGATGAACATAGACTGGGAATCGCCGAACTGGCTGGAATAGATATCATCGCCTCGGACCACGCCCCCCACACCCTGGAGGAAAAGAGTCAGGATGTGTGGAATGCCCCACCCGGTGTTCCTGGCCTGGAAACTGCACTTCCACTGCTTCTAACCCTTGTGAATCGGGGAAAACTTACTTTATATGATTTAAAAAGGCTTTTATGTGAAAATCCTGCCAGAATATTTAATATTCCTAACAAAGGCTTTATTAAAGAGGGCATGGACGCCGATCTGGTAGTGGTAGACCTTGATAGGGAAGAGATGATAGACCCTGGGAAATTCCAATCAAAAGCCAAATATTCTCCCTTCAAAGGTTTTAAAGTTAAAGGGATGCCAGTGATGACCATGGTTAGGGGTAATTTGGTAATGAATGAAGGAGAAGTTTTAGACAACCAAGGAAAATGTGTTTATTCTTAA
- the mfnA gene encoding tyrosine decarboxylase MfnA: MQYKGMSREKVIESLREYKKKDLTYQSGRILGSMCTCPHPVALEAYSMFLESNLGDPGLFPGTKDLEDEVITILGDMLGKPDVHGHIITGGTEANLMAVRAARNLSEIKDAEIIVPKSAHFSFKKAAEMLCLSLKEAELDENYRVDLTSVEDLISDRTVAVVGVAGTTELGKIDPILGLSEICMDNDIYLHVDAAFGGFSIPFLRDAGYYLPEFDFKIPGVSSITIDPHKMGLAPIPTGGILFRHRKYLESMSIETPYLTEDRQSTIVGTRTGASTAATWALLKHLGRDGYRKIATRCMELTDFLADGIEKAGFELVTEPELNIVAFHSPKMTMDEISQGMMDKGWLPSVSAYPAAIRIIVMPHIKKEHLLKFLSDLTDLKSF, from the coding sequence ATGCAATACAAGGGAATGTCCCGAGAAAAGGTCATTGAAAGTCTCAGGGAATACAAAAAAAAGGACTTAACCTATCAGTCCGGCAGGATATTGGGATCCATGTGCACCTGCCCTCATCCAGTAGCCCTGGAAGCATACTCTATGTTTTTAGAATCTAACCTGGGGGATCCTGGGCTTTTCCCTGGTACTAAAGACCTGGAAGATGAAGTGATAACTATTCTGGGCGATATGCTTGGAAAACCTGATGTACATGGTCATATCATCACTGGGGGGACGGAGGCTAATTTAATGGCTGTGCGGGCTGCCCGTAACCTTAGTGAAATTAAAGATGCCGAGATCATTGTACCAAAATCCGCCCACTTTTCCTTCAAAAAAGCAGCGGAAATGTTGTGTCTTTCCCTCAAAGAAGCTGAACTGGATGAGAACTACCGGGTAGACCTAACTTCAGTGGAGGATCTGATATCGGATAGGACGGTGGCTGTGGTAGGGGTGGCCGGCACTACTGAGCTGGGAAAAATAGATCCGATACTGGGATTGTCTGAGATCTGCATGGATAACGATATTTACCTCCATGTGGACGCTGCTTTTGGAGGATTTTCCATACCCTTCCTGCGAGATGCTGGATATTATTTACCAGAATTTGATTTTAAGATTCCGGGAGTTTCATCCATAACCATAGACCCCCATAAGATGGGTCTGGCCCCTATACCCACCGGTGGGATTTTATTCCGTCACAGGAAATATCTGGAATCCATGAGTATAGAAACACCCTACCTGACTGAAGACCGGCAATCAACCATCGTAGGCACCCGGACCGGAGCCAGCACCGCTGCTACCTGGGCCCTCTTAAAACACCTGGGAAGAGACGGTTACCGTAAAATTGCTACCAGATGCATGGAGTTAACTGATTTCCTGGCTGATGGTATAGAAAAGGCTGGATTTGAACTGGTAACCGAACCAGAACTTAACATCGTGGCTTTCCACTCTCCCAAAATGACTATGGATGAAATATCCCAGGGAATGATGGATAAAGGATGGTTACCTTCTGTTTCTGCTTACCCCGCGGCTATTCGCATAATTGTCATGCCCCATATTAAAAAAGAGCATCTTCTTAAATTCTTGTCTGACTTAACTGATTTAAAATCCTTTTAG
- a CDS encoding AAA family ATPase — protein MKIAVTGKGGVGKTTLAGTLACILSQTYRVFAIDADPDMNLAGSLGIHTPITPISKMKDLIKDRTGAEPGSSFGEVFKMNPKISDLPESLSINYDEEGRLKLLVMGTVDKGGDGCVCPASVLLKALLRHLILKKDEIILLDMEAGIEHLGRRTAEAVDLMIIVVEPGLKSLETAARIRKLAKDIGVEEVVAVINKVSSGDEEAFVTSKLNEIGLNVLGSIPRDYNVVKADMEGLPLVDYPDSPALKAVEDIAENILSNLP, from the coding sequence ATGAAGATCGCGGTTACTGGAAAAGGAGGAGTAGGAAAAACCACACTGGCTGGTACCCTGGCTTGTATACTATCCCAAACCTACAGGGTATTCGCCATCGACGCCGACCCGGACATGAATCTGGCGGGAAGTTTGGGAATACACACCCCTATAACTCCCATATCTAAAATGAAGGACCTGATTAAAGACCGGACCGGTGCTGAACCAGGATCATCCTTTGGAGAAGTTTTCAAGATGAACCCCAAGATATCTGATCTTCCGGAATCCCTTTCCATAAATTACGATGAAGAAGGACGTTTGAAACTCCTGGTGATGGGTACCGTGGATAAAGGGGGCGATGGATGTGTTTGCCCCGCTTCAGTACTCCTTAAAGCTCTTTTAAGGCACCTTATATTGAAAAAAGACGAAATAATTCTTTTAGACATGGAAGCGGGAATTGAACATCTGGGAAGACGTACCGCAGAAGCCGTGGATCTGATGATTATTGTGGTGGAACCCGGACTCAAATCTTTAGAAACCGCCGCCCGTATCAGGAAACTGGCTAAGGATATCGGAGTGGAAGAAGTGGTTGCCGTTATAAATAAAGTTTCCAGTGGGGATGAAGAAGCCTTCGTAACCAGTAAACTCAATGAAATTGGTTTAAATGTTTTAGGAAGTATCCCCCGGGATTATAATGTGGTGAAAGCCGATATGGAAGGTCTGCCCCTGGTTGATTATCCTGATTCTCCGGCTCTAAAAGCAGTGGAGGATATCGCGGAAAATATTTTAAGCAATCTCCCCTAA